In Musa acuminata AAA Group cultivar baxijiao chromosome BXJ2-10, Cavendish_Baxijiao_AAA, whole genome shotgun sequence, a genomic segment contains:
- the LOC103968527 gene encoding zinc finger protein 8-like: MNERSEGRDFMSVDSFSQLPFIRPVPKPSSSSSSSTSGIRLFGIEVPHHPTNEEDNTEKDHTTTVNGGGESARKFECHYCYRQFPTSQALGGHQNAHKRERQHAKRVHIQSAALAAIHHGPAAIDGHHLYGFFNYHQPFGPVLPAAAHFAVDSPSTPHYPACHATSAASGSFGGCFYGGLGSAAQPINGSLLPGLWKAPGVVHGSASVGLVHGDSPMPSPTTRRDQEPRIEGIGGIISDGNDRGASSSSSKSQFAYQLMPGVKENVSLDLHL; encoded by the coding sequence ATGAACGAGCGCAGCGAGGGACGCGACTTCATGAGTGTGGACTCCTTCTCGCAGCTCCCGTTCATCCGCCCGGTCCCCaagccttcctcctcctcctcctcctccacctccggcATCCGCCTGTTCGGCATCGAAGTCCCTCACCATCCCACCAACGAAGAGGACAACACCGAAAAAGACCACACCACCACCGTCAACGGCGGAGGTGAGAGCGCACGCAAGTTCGAGTGCCACTACTGCTATCGCCAATTTCCGACATCGCAAGCGCTCGGCGGGCACCAAAACGCCCACAAGCGCGAGCGCCAGCACGCGAAGCGGGTTCACATCCAGTCCGCCGCCCTGGCCGCGATCCACCACGGTCCGGCAGCCATCGACGGCCATCATCTCTACGGCTTTTTTAATTACCACCAACCATTCGGCCCGGTGTTACCCGCAGCTGCCCACTTCGCTGTCGACTCTCCTTCGACGCCGCACTACCCTGCATGCCACGCCACTAGCGCCGCCAGTGGTAGCTTCGGTGGTTGTTTCTACGGCGGGCTTGGCTCGGCGGCTCAACCCATCAACGGCAGCCTTTTGCCGGGACTCTGGAAGGCCCCTGGGGTCGTGCATGGCAGCGCGAGCGTGGGGTTAGTCCATGGGGACTCTCCGATGCCTTCACCTACGACAAGACGAGATCAAGAGCCAAGGATCGAGGGAATTGGAGGCATTATCTCAGATGGCAACGATCGTGGTGCTTCTTCCTCATCTTCCAAAAGCCAATTTGCTTACCAGCTGATGCCCGGCGTGAAGGAGAACGTGAGTTTGGATTTGCACCTGTGA
- the LOC135624160 gene encoding pentatricopeptide repeat-containing protein At4g21065-like, whose amino-acid sequence MLWSSRHLSSLFRRSSSLLHLLQLHSLILKAALDHRQSVASKLISSLCPFSLAHARSVLSNLASPPPLFAWNSLIRAYADSDSPQEAIHLFSALRRAGNRRPDNLSYPFVLRACGRASVLRVGEMVHGVVLKAGFFLDLYVGNTLLHMYACCGVSKCAREVFDEMGVRDVVTWSSMIQGYLVCGHPVEALMVFLEMRSANVKPNSVTLISLLSASSYLASPCTGRAFHSYIVVNNIKLDVALGAALVSMYAKCGLLEEAFQIFKSLQELDLQSWTIMISGFVDHGQWEKAIDLFSQMEASGVRPDSTIFSVILCACSHLGMVDVGQTMFSRMVNEFHIKPTIEHYGCMVDLFGRAGLLETAYEFIKNMSITPNNVILRSFLGACRKSGKSFDIGDDLLKLLLEEEPDLGSNYVIAANMSALSGKWNNVAELRSNISKKGLKKVPACSWVEGNAEVPEWELLETSG is encoded by the exons ATGCTATGGTCTTCCCGCCACCTCTCCTCCCTCTTCCGAcggtcctcctccctcctccacctccttcaACTCCACTCGCTCATCCTCAAAGCCGCTCTCGACCACCGCCAATCCGTCGCTTCCAAGCTCATCTCCTCCCTCTGCCCTTTCTCCCTGGCCCACGCCCGCTCCGTCCTCTCCAACctcgcctctcctcctcctctcttcgcTTGGAATTCCCTTATCCGAGCCTACGCCGATTCCGATTCCCCCCAAGAAGCCATCCACCTCTTTTCAGCCCTCCGACGTGCAGGGAACCGGCGCCCTGACAACTTATCCTATCCGTTTGTTCTCAGGGCGTGCGGCCGTGCTTCCGTGCTGCGAGTCGGTGAGATGGTTCATGGGGTGGTCTTAAAGGCCGGGTTTTTCTTGGATTTATACGTTGGGAATACTCTTCTGCACATGTATGCTTGTTGCGGGGTGTCCAAATGCGCTCGTGAAGTGTTCGACGAAATGGGTGTTAGGGACGTCGTCACATGGAGCTCCATGATCCAAGGATATCTTGTTTG TGGCCATCCTGTTGAAGCTCTAATGGTATTTTTGGAAATGAGATCAGCAAATGTTAAACCTAACTCAGTTACTCTAATAAGCCTACTTTCAGCTTCCAGTTATTTGGCTAGTCCGTGTACAGGACGAGCTTTTCACTCATACATAGTGGTTAACAACATCAAATTGGATGTTGCCCTGGGTGCCGCTCTAGTCAGCATGTATGCTAAATGTGGGCTCTTAGAAGAAGCCTTCCAAATTTTCAAATCCTTGCAAGAGCTGGACTTGCAGTCATGGACAATTATGATCTCAGGGTTCGTTGATCATGGCCAATGGGAAAAAGCAATTGATCTATTCTCCCAGATGGAAGCTAGTGGTGTAAGACCAGACAGTACAATATTCTCCGTCATTTTATGTGCTTGCAGCCACCTCGGTATGGTAGATGTAGGCCAAACAATGTTTTCTAGAATGGTAAATGAGTTTCATATCAAGCCAACAATTGAGCATTATGGTTGCATGGTTGATTTGTTTGGCCGAGCAGGTTTACTTGAAACTGCTTATGAGTTCATTAAGAACATGTCGATTACTCCAAATAATGTCATATTGAGGTCCTTTCTCGGAGCTTGCAGGAAAAGCGGCAAATCTTTTGATATCGGTGACGACTTGCTGAAGCTTCTGCTGGAAGAGGAGCCTGACCTAGGATCAAACTACGTGATTGCTGCCAATATGTCTGCATTATCTGGAAAATGGAACAATGTGGCCGAGTTAAGAAGCAACATCTCAAAGAAAGGTTTGAAGAAGGTTCCGGCCTGCAGTTGGGTGGAAGGGAATGCAGAAGTCCCAGAGTGGGAATTATTGGAAACTTCTGGATGA
- the LOC135625004 gene encoding uncharacterized protein LOC135625004, with translation MAASSALSSFRYADSLVVVGISVCTAFLCEAISWLLIYRTSTYKSLRSSIDKASKKLDTMKSTSASSSSKKPSSSSSLSSSSSSSSRAKKMDRVETSLKDATRELSLSKFKSGAVVAAVLFVVFGLLNSLFEGRVVAKLPFAPIPLVLKMSHRGLPGTDPTDCSMVFLYFLCSISIRTNLQKFLGFAPPRGAAGAGLFPMPDPKAS, from the coding sequence ATGGCGGCGTCTTCGGCCCTCTCGTCCTTTCGCTACGCCGATAGCCTCGTGGTGGTCGGCATCTCCGTCTGCACGGCCTTCCTCTGCGAGGCCATCTCTTGGCTCCTGATCTACCGCACATCTACATACAAATCCCTTCGCTCCTCCATCGACAAGGCCTCCAAGAAGCTCGACACCATGAAGTCCACCTCCGCCTCATCCTCCTCCAAGAAACCCTCGTCCTCCTCGtccttgtcgtcgtcgtcgtcgtcttcgtcCCGGGCCAAGAAGATGGACCGCGTGGAGACCAGCCTCAAGGACGCTACCCGCGAACTCTCCCTCTCCAAGTTCAAGTCCGGCGCCGTCGTCGCTGCCGTCCTCTTCGTCGTCTTCGGCCTCCTCAATTCCCTATTCGAGGGCCGCGTGGTGGCTAAGCTACCCTTCGCTCCCATCCCGCTGGTCCTCAAGATGAGCCACCGCGGTCTGCCCGGGACCGATCCCACCGACTGCTCCATGGTGTTCCTGTACTTCCTCTGCTCTATAAGCATCCGGACCAATCTGCAGAAGTTCTTGGGTTTTGCGCCCCCAAGAGGCGCGGCCGGTGCCGGGCTCTTCCCGATGCCCGATCCCAAAGCTAGCTGA
- the LOC135585648 gene encoding uncharacterized protein LOC135585648 — protein MGVVILDGSTVRAFVGDEEVFNRSVDERFEALDLNGDGVLSRAELRRALETFRLLETHFGVDVVTPPAEVAALYNSIFDQFDLDRSGTVDRDEFRSEMRRILLAIADGLGDFPLQIVLEDDDQGSNLLQQAVDLEAAKTKAAASGK, from the coding sequence atggggGTAGTGATATTGGACGGGTCGACGGTGCGGGCGTTCGTGGGGGACGAGGAGGTCTTCAACCGGAGCGTGGACGAGCGGTTCGAGGCGCTGGACCTCAACGGGGACGGCGTCCTCTCCCGCGCCGAGCTGCGGCGCGCCCTCGAGACCTTCCGCCTCCTGGAGACCCACTTCGGGGTCGACGTGGTCACCCCACCGGCCGAGGTCGCCGCCCTATACAACTCCATCTTCGATCAGTTCGACCTGGACCGCAGCGGCACCGTCGACCGCGACGAGTTCCGCTCCGAGATGCGCCGCATCCTCCTCGCCATCGCCGACGGTCTCGGCGACTTCCCCCTCCAGATCGTGCTCGAGGACGACGACCAAGGCTCCAACCTCCTCCAGCAGGCCGTCGACCTCGAGGCCGCCAAGACCAAAGCCGCGGCGTCCGGCAAATGA